One region of Pseudoxanthobacter soli DSM 19599 genomic DNA includes:
- a CDS encoding SDR family NAD(P)-dependent oxidoreductase — MSTAVPSFRLDGKRVLVTGAGRGIGLAIAQACAASGAEVTLCARSEGEIGEAAADLRAQGLKVEALPADVTDLEGFAALMAARPAFDVFVNNAGTNRPKPLAQVTVEDYDAVLGLNLRSAVFAAKAVTARMIEEGRGGSVINMSSQMGHVGAANRTLYCASKWGLEGFTKALAVELAPHRIRVNTICPTFVETPMTEPYFRDAAFRTEVLSKIPLGRIGRVDEVAAAAVFLASDAASLMTGSALMLDGGWTAL, encoded by the coding sequence ATGAGCACCGCCGTGCCGTCGTTCCGGCTGGACGGAAAACGAGTGCTGGTGACGGGCGCGGGGCGCGGCATCGGCCTCGCCATCGCCCAGGCCTGCGCCGCCTCGGGTGCGGAGGTCACGCTTTGCGCCCGTTCGGAGGGCGAGATCGGTGAGGCGGCGGCGGACTTGCGGGCCCAGGGCCTCAAGGTTGAGGCGCTGCCGGCGGATGTGACCGACTTGGAGGGGTTCGCCGCGCTGATGGCGGCACGCCCCGCCTTTGACGTGTTCGTCAACAATGCCGGAACGAACCGACCCAAGCCGCTCGCGCAGGTGACGGTCGAGGATTACGACGCCGTGCTGGGGCTCAACCTGCGCAGCGCCGTCTTCGCGGCCAAGGCCGTCACCGCCCGGATGATCGAGGAGGGGCGCGGCGGATCGGTGATCAACATGTCGTCGCAGATGGGTCATGTCGGTGCCGCCAACCGCACGCTCTACTGCGCCTCGAAATGGGGGCTGGAGGGCTTCACCAAGGCGCTGGCGGTGGAGCTGGCGCCGCATCGCATCCGCGTCAACACCATCTGCCCGACCTTTGTCGAGACGCCGATGACTGAACCCTACTTCCGCGATGCGGCTTTCCGCACGGAAGTGCTGTCGAAGATTCCGCTCGGTCGCATTGGGCGCGTTGACGAAGTGGCTGCGGCGGCGGTGTTCCTCGCATCGGATGCTGCATCACTGATGACTGGCAGCGCTCTGATGCTGGATGGGGGCTGGACAGCCCTGTGA